In Streptomyces hawaiiensis, one genomic interval encodes:
- a CDS encoding catalase: MSQRVLTTESGAPVADNQNSATAGVGGPLLLQDQHLLEKLARFNRERIPERVVHARGSGAYGHFEVTDDVTDFTHADFLGGVGKRTEVFVRFSTVADSLGGADAVRDPRGFAVKFYTGEGNYDLVGNNTPVFFIKDPIKFPDFIHSQKRDPFTGRQEPDNVWDFWAHSPEATHQVTWLMGDRGIPASYRHMNGYGSHTYQWTNSRGEAFFVKYHFKTNQGIRSLSSEQAAEIAGKDPNSHQTDLLQAIERGVHPSWTLHVQLMPAAEAADYRFNPFDLTKVWPHQDYPLRRVGRLVLDRNPDNVFAEVEQAAFSPNNFVPGIGPSPDKMLQGRLFAYADAHRYRLGVNHTLLAVNAPRATTAQNYGRDGLMASNPQGRYARNYEPNSYDGPAETGRPLSAPLAVNGHTGTHAAPQHTKDDDFFQAGELFRLMSAEEKSRLVANIAGGLSQVSRDDVIEKNLAHFHAADPAYGRRVEEAVRALRED; encoded by the coding sequence ATGTCGCAGCGCGTGCTCACCACCGAGTCCGGCGCCCCCGTCGCCGACAACCAGAACTCCGCCACCGCCGGCGTCGGCGGCCCGCTCCTGCTCCAGGACCAGCACCTGCTGGAGAAGCTGGCGCGCTTCAACCGCGAGCGCATCCCGGAGCGCGTGGTGCACGCCCGCGGCTCGGGCGCGTACGGCCACTTCGAAGTGACCGACGACGTCACGGACTTCACCCACGCCGACTTCCTCGGCGGTGTCGGCAAGCGCACCGAGGTGTTCGTGCGCTTCTCGACCGTGGCCGACTCGCTCGGCGGCGCGGACGCGGTACGCGACCCGCGCGGTTTCGCGGTGAAGTTCTACACCGGGGAAGGCAATTACGACCTCGTCGGGAACAACACCCCGGTGTTCTTCATCAAGGACCCGATCAAGTTCCCCGACTTCATCCACTCGCAGAAGCGCGACCCGTTCACGGGCCGTCAGGAGCCGGACAACGTCTGGGACTTCTGGGCGCACTCCCCCGAGGCCACGCACCAGGTGACCTGGCTGATGGGCGACCGCGGCATCCCGGCCTCGTACCGGCACATGAACGGCTACGGCTCGCACACCTACCAGTGGACCAACAGCCGGGGCGAGGCGTTCTTCGTCAAGTACCACTTCAAGACCAACCAGGGCATCCGCTCCCTGAGCAGCGAGCAGGCCGCCGAGATCGCCGGCAAGGACCCCAACTCGCACCAGACGGACCTGCTCCAGGCCATCGAGCGGGGCGTGCACCCGTCCTGGACGCTCCACGTGCAGCTGATGCCGGCGGCCGAGGCGGCGGACTACCGCTTCAACCCGTTCGACCTGACCAAGGTCTGGCCGCACCAGGACTACCCGCTGCGGCGCGTGGGCCGGCTGGTGCTGGACCGCAACCCGGACAACGTCTTCGCCGAGGTCGAGCAGGCCGCGTTCTCCCCGAACAACTTCGTGCCGGGCATCGGCCCCTCCCCCGACAAGATGCTCCAGGGCCGGCTGTTCGCCTACGCGGACGCCCACCGCTACCGCCTGGGCGTCAACCACACGCTGCTCGCCGTCAACGCGCCCCGCGCCACGACCGCGCAGAACTACGGCCGCGACGGCCTCATGGCGTCCAACCCGCAGGGCCGGTACGCCAGGAACTACGAGCCGAACTCCTACGACGGCCCCGCCGAGACCGGCCGCCCACTGTCGGCGCCGCTGGCGGTGAACGGCCACACGGGCACCCACGCGGCGCCCCAGCACACCAAGGACGACGACTTCTTCCAGGCCGGCGAGCTGTTCCGGCTGATGTCCGCCGAGGAGAAGTCCCGCCTGGTCGCGAACATCGCCGGGGGCCTGTCCCAGGTCTCCCGCGACGACGTGATCGAGAAGAACCTCGCACACTTCCACGCCGCCGACCCCGCGTACGGGCGGCGCGTGGAGGAGGCGGTCCGCGCCCTGCGCGAGGACTGA
- the uraD gene encoding 2-oxo-4-hydroxy-4-carboxy-5-ureidoimidazoline decarboxylase, producing the protein MTSTSTPPGLARFNTLEEHAAFTALHEACASTAWAKRLLAARPYATCEDLYAASDAAMAELTAADLDEAMAGHPPIGRPKPGDPTSAREQRGMAGASDALKAEMLELNLAYQETFGHVFLICATGRTGEQMRDAVRERIGNTPEREREIVRTELGKINRIRLARLVEED; encoded by the coding sequence GTGACGTCCACTTCCACGCCGCCGGGCCTGGCCCGGTTCAACACGCTCGAGGAGCACGCGGCGTTCACCGCGCTCCACGAGGCGTGCGCCTCCACGGCGTGGGCGAAGCGCCTGCTGGCCGCCCGCCCCTACGCCACCTGCGAGGACCTGTACGCCGCGAGCGACGCCGCGATGGCGGAGCTGACGGCGGCGGACCTCGACGAGGCGATGGCCGGCCACCCGCCCATCGGCCGCCCCAAGCCCGGCGACCCCACCTCGGCCCGGGAGCAGCGCGGCATGGCCGGTGCCTCCGACGCGCTCAAGGCGGAGATGCTGGAGCTGAACCTCGCCTACCAGGAGACGTTCGGCCATGTCTTCCTGATCTGCGCCACCGGCCGGACCGGGGAGCAGATGCGCGACGCGGTCAGGGAACGGATCGGCAACACGCCGGAGCGGGAGCGGGAGATCGTCCGCACCGAACTGGGGAAGATCAACCGCATCCGTCTGGCCCGACTCGTCGAAGAGGACTGA
- a CDS encoding 8-oxoguanine deaminase: MAADRRIVIENCAIATVDGHDTEYACGHLVLAGNRIESLGAGSAPEGLENVVRRIDASGHLVTPGLINTHHHFYQWITRGLATDHNLFNWLVTLYPTWARIDEPMVRAAAQGSLAMMARGGVTTAMDHHYVFPQGSGDLSGAIIGAARDMGVRFTLARGSMDRSEKDGGLPPDFAVETLDGALAATEETVRQHHDASFDAMTQVAVAPCSPFSVSTELLRDGAQLARRLGVRLHTHGSETVEEEKFCHELFGMGPTDYFESTGWLGEDVWMAHCVHMNDSDIAAFARSRTGVAHCPSSNARLAAGIARVPDMLAAGVPVGLGVDGTASNESGELHTELRNALLINRLGAHREAALNARQALRLGTYGGAQVLGRAAETGSLEPGKLADLVLWKLDTLAHASIADPVTALVFGAAAPVTASFVDGRQIVEDGRLLTADEDAIARATRDEAQRLARIAAQA; encoded by the coding sequence ATGGCAGCAGACCGACGCATCGTCATCGAGAACTGCGCGATCGCGACCGTCGACGGACACGACACCGAGTACGCCTGCGGGCACCTCGTCCTCGCCGGCAACCGCATCGAGTCGCTCGGCGCGGGCAGCGCCCCCGAGGGCCTGGAGAACGTCGTACGCCGCATCGACGCCTCCGGCCACCTCGTGACCCCCGGCCTGATCAACACCCACCACCACTTCTACCAGTGGATCACCCGGGGCCTGGCCACCGACCACAACCTCTTCAACTGGCTCGTCACGCTGTACCCGACCTGGGCGCGCATCGACGAGCCGATGGTGCGCGCGGCCGCCCAGGGCTCCCTCGCGATGATGGCCCGCGGCGGCGTCACCACCGCCATGGACCACCACTACGTCTTCCCTCAGGGCTCCGGCGACCTGTCCGGCGCGATCATCGGCGCCGCACGCGACATGGGTGTCCGCTTCACCCTCGCCCGCGGCTCCATGGACCGCAGCGAGAAGGACGGCGGCCTGCCCCCGGACTTCGCCGTGGAGACCCTCGACGGCGCGCTGGCCGCCACCGAGGAGACCGTGCGGCAGCACCACGACGCCTCCTTCGACGCCATGACCCAGGTCGCCGTCGCGCCCTGCTCGCCCTTCTCCGTCTCCACCGAACTGCTCCGCGACGGCGCCCAGCTGGCCCGCCGCCTCGGCGTCCGGCTGCACACCCACGGCTCGGAGACCGTGGAGGAGGAGAAGTTCTGCCACGAACTGTTCGGCATGGGCCCCACCGACTACTTCGAGTCCACCGGCTGGCTCGGCGAGGACGTGTGGATGGCGCACTGCGTCCACATGAACGACTCCGACATCGCCGCCTTCGCCCGGTCCAGGACCGGCGTCGCCCACTGCCCGTCCTCCAACGCCCGCCTCGCGGCCGGTATCGCCCGCGTCCCCGACATGCTCGCGGCCGGCGTCCCGGTCGGCCTCGGCGTCGACGGCACCGCCTCCAACGAGTCCGGCGAACTCCACACCGAGCTGCGCAACGCCCTCCTCATCAACCGCCTCGGCGCCCACCGGGAGGCCGCCCTGAACGCCCGTCAGGCCCTGCGCCTCGGCACGTACGGCGGCGCCCAGGTCCTGGGCCGGGCCGCGGAGACCGGCTCCCTGGAGCCCGGCAAGCTCGCCGACCTCGTGCTGTGGAAGCTGGACACGCTCGCCCACGCCTCCATCGCCGACCCGGTGACCGCCCTGGTCTTCGGCGCGGCGGCACCGGTCACCGCCTCCTTCGTGGACGGCCGGCAGATCGTCGAGGACGGGCGGCTGCTCACGGCCGACGAGGACGCCATCGCCCGCGCCACGCGCGATGAGGCCCAGCGCCTGGCGAGGATCGCCGCGCAGGCCTGA
- a CDS encoding 2-hydroxy-3-oxopropionate reductase — MSTLAASSHPARPAIAWIGLGIMGSPMSENLIKAGYQVTGFTLERDKLDRLAAAGGTAAGSIAEAVKDADVVITMVPASPQVEAIAYGPDGILENVKPGALLIDMSSITPQTSVDLAKAAKDKGIRVLDAPVSGGEAGAVEAVLSIMVGGEQSDFDQAKPVFEALGKTIVLCGPHGSGQTVKAANQLIVAVNIQACAEAVVFLEKSGVDLKAALDVLGGGLAGSTVLTRKKDNFLGRDFKPGFRIDLHHKDMGIVTDAARNVGAALPVGAVVAQLVASLRAQGDGGLDHSALLRAVERLSGAQI; from the coding sequence ATGAGCACACTCGCAGCTTCCTCCCACCCGGCCCGCCCGGCGATCGCGTGGATCGGCCTCGGCATCATGGGCTCCCCCATGTCCGAGAACCTGATCAAGGCGGGCTACCAGGTCACCGGCTTCACCCTGGAGCGGGACAAGCTGGACCGCCTGGCCGCCGCCGGCGGCACCGCCGCCGGTTCGATCGCCGAGGCCGTGAAGGACGCCGACGTCGTCATCACGATGGTCCCGGCCTCCCCGCAGGTCGAGGCCATCGCCTACGGCCCCGACGGCATCCTGGAAAACGTGAAGCCCGGAGCGCTGCTGATCGACATGTCGTCGATCACCCCGCAGACCTCTGTCGACCTGGCGAAGGCCGCGAAGGACAAGGGCATCCGCGTACTGGACGCCCCGGTGTCCGGCGGTGAGGCCGGTGCCGTGGAGGCGGTGCTGTCCATCATGGTCGGCGGCGAGCAGTCCGACTTCGACCAGGCGAAGCCTGTCTTCGAGGCGCTCGGCAAGACGATCGTGCTGTGCGGTCCGCACGGCTCGGGCCAGACCGTGAAGGCGGCCAACCAGCTGATCGTCGCCGTGAACATCCAGGCGTGCGCCGAGGCCGTGGTCTTCCTGGAGAAGTCGGGCGTGGACCTGAAGGCGGCGCTGGACGTCCTGGGCGGCGGGCTCGCCGGCTCGACCGTGCTGACCCGCAAGAAGGACAACTTCCTCGGCCGCGACTTCAAGCCGGGCTTCCGGATCGACCTGCACCACAAGGACATGGGCATCGTCACGGACGCCGCCCGCAATGTCGGCGCGGCCCTGCCCGTCGGTGCCGTGGTCGCCCAGCTGGTCGCGAGCCTGCGTGCGCAGGGCGACGGCGGCCTGGACCACTCGGCGCTGCTGCGGGCCGTGGAGCGGCTCTCCGGCGCGCAGATCTGA
- a CDS encoding nucleobase:cation symporter-2 family protein — protein sequence MADHPVDEKLPALKMATTGLQHVAAMYAGVVAPPLIVGAAIGLTATDLTFLTGACLFTAGLATFLQTLGIWKIGARLPFVNGVTFAGVAPMTAIVASTEDKSDALPVIFGAVIVAGLLGFLAAPVFCKAVRFFPPVVTGTVITLIGISLLPVAFGWAQGPNPQASDYGSATNLGLAAVTLLIVLLLRRFTTGFVKQIAVLLGLVIGTLIAIPFGATDFGPVADAAVIGFPTPFHFGAPQFQLAAIISMCVVMVVSMTESTADMLALGEIVDRPADERTIAAGLRADTLGSAISPLFNGFMCSAFAQNIGLVAMTKIRSRYVVAAGGGFLVLMGLCPMAASLIAVVPRPVLGGAGVVLFGSVAASGIQTLVRAALDKDNNVLIVAVSLAVGIIPITAPQFYHAFPETARIVLDSGISTGCVAAVLLNLVFNHLGRGGRDAHDVTHPMEAGEELTGAPKAPAAS from the coding sequence GTGGCCGACCACCCCGTTGACGAGAAACTCCCCGCGCTCAAGATGGCGACGACCGGCCTGCAGCACGTGGCCGCCATGTACGCGGGCGTCGTCGCCCCGCCCCTGATCGTCGGCGCGGCCATCGGCCTCACCGCCACCGATCTGACCTTCCTCACCGGCGCCTGCCTGTTCACCGCGGGCCTGGCGACCTTCCTGCAGACCCTCGGCATCTGGAAGATCGGCGCCCGGCTGCCGTTCGTCAACGGCGTCACCTTCGCCGGTGTCGCCCCGATGACCGCGATCGTCGCCTCCACCGAGGACAAGTCCGACGCCCTGCCGGTCATCTTCGGCGCGGTCATCGTCGCCGGACTCCTGGGCTTCCTGGCCGCCCCCGTCTTCTGCAAGGCGGTCCGCTTCTTCCCGCCCGTGGTGACGGGCACGGTCATCACCCTGATCGGCATATCGCTGCTCCCGGTCGCCTTCGGCTGGGCACAGGGCCCCAACCCCCAGGCGTCCGACTACGGTTCGGCGACCAACCTGGGACTGGCCGCCGTCACCCTGCTCATCGTGCTGCTCCTGCGCCGCTTCACCACGGGGTTCGTCAAGCAGATCGCCGTGCTGCTCGGCCTGGTGATCGGCACGCTGATCGCGATCCCGTTCGGCGCCACGGACTTCGGCCCCGTCGCGGACGCGGCCGTCATCGGCTTCCCGACCCCGTTCCACTTCGGCGCCCCGCAGTTCCAGCTCGCCGCGATCATCTCGATGTGCGTGGTGATGGTGGTGTCGATGACCGAATCGACCGCCGACATGCTGGCGTTGGGCGAGATCGTCGACCGCCCGGCCGACGAGAGGACCATCGCGGCCGGCCTGCGCGCCGACACCCTCGGCTCGGCGATCAGCCCCCTCTTCAACGGCTTCATGTGCAGCGCCTTCGCGCAGAACATCGGCCTGGTCGCCATGACGAAGATCCGCAGCCGGTACGTCGTCGCCGCGGGCGGCGGCTTCCTGGTGCTGATGGGCCTGTGCCCGATGGCGGCCTCGCTGATCGCCGTCGTACCGCGACCGGTGCTCGGCGGCGCGGGCGTGGTCCTGTTCGGCTCGGTCGCCGCCAGCGGCATCCAGACCCTGGTCCGGGCGGCCCTGGACAAGGACAACAACGTCCTGATCGTGGCCGTCTCCCTGGCCGTCGGCATCATCCCCATCACGGCGCCGCAGTTCTACCACGCCTTCCCGGAGACGGCCCGGATCGTCCTGGACTCGGGCATCTCCACGGGCTGTGTGGCGGCCGTGCTGCTCAACCTGGTCTTCAACCACCTGGGCCGGGGCGGCCGGGACGCCCACGACGTGACCCACCCGATGGAGGCGGGCGAGGAACTCACGGGCGCGCCCAAGGCGCCGGCCGCGTCCTGA
- a CDS encoding TIM barrel protein has translation MGFADQRFNVNLSILFTELPLLERPAAAAAAGFTAVELWWPWVDSPVPERSEPDALKRAIEDAGVRLTGLNFYAGQLPGPDRGALSVPGEESERFRANIDVAADFAASLGCTALNALYGNRVEGVDPAEQDALALENLTLAARAADRIGAILLIEALNRPESPLYPLVSAPAAVEVVDRVNEATGLGNARFLMDLYHLSMNGEDLPSVIERFAAKTGHVQIADNPGRGAPGTGSLPLEDLLDQLNKAGYDGWVGLEYKPGDRPSAEAFDWLPR, from the coding sequence ATGGGATTCGCAGACCAGCGCTTCAACGTCAACCTGTCGATCCTCTTCACGGAGCTCCCCCTCCTGGAGCGCCCCGCGGCCGCCGCCGCGGCGGGCTTCACCGCGGTCGAGCTGTGGTGGCCCTGGGTCGACTCACCCGTCCCCGAGCGATCCGAGCCCGACGCCCTGAAGCGCGCCATCGAGGACGCCGGCGTCCGGCTCACCGGCCTGAACTTCTACGCCGGGCAGCTCCCGGGCCCGGACCGCGGCGCCCTCTCGGTCCCCGGCGAGGAGTCGGAGCGGTTCCGCGCCAACATCGACGTGGCCGCCGACTTCGCCGCCTCCCTGGGCTGCACGGCCCTCAACGCGCTGTACGGCAACCGCGTCGAGGGCGTGGACCCCGCCGAGCAGGACGCGCTCGCCCTGGAGAACCTGACCCTCGCGGCCCGGGCCGCCGACCGGATCGGCGCGATCCTGCTGATCGAGGCGCTGAACCGGCCCGAGTCGCCGCTGTACCCGCTGGTGTCGGCCCCGGCGGCCGTGGAGGTCGTCGACCGGGTCAACGAGGCGACGGGACTGGGCAATGCCCGCTTCCTCATGGACCTCTACCACCTGTCCATGAACGGCGAGGACCTCCCGTCGGTGATCGAGCGGTTCGCCGCCAAGACCGGGCACGTGCAGATCGCCGACAACCCGGGCCGCGGCGCCCCCGGCACGGGCTCGCTGCCCCTCGAAGACCTCCTCGACCAGCTGAACAAGGCGGGCTACGACGGCTGGGTCGGCCTCGAGTACAAGCCGGGCGACCGCCCGAGCGCCGAGGCCTTCGACTGGCTGCCCCGCTGA
- the gcl gene encoding glyoxylate carboligase: MARMTAARAAVEILKREGVTDAFGVPGAAINPFYAALKASGGIAHTLARHVEGASHMAEGYTRTRPGNIGVCIGTSGPAGTDMITGLYSAIGDSIPILCITGQAPTAVIHKEDFQAVDIASIAKPVTKMAVTVLEAAQVPGVFQQAFHLMRSGRPGPVLIDLPIDVQLTEIEFDPETYEPLPVYKPVASRAQIEKAIGMLNASERPLIVAGGGIINADAAELLVEFAELTGTPVVPTLMGWGLLPDDHELNAGMVGLQTSHRYGNATFLESDFVLGIGNRWANRHTGKLDVYTAGRKFVHVDIEPTQIGKIFAPDYGIASDAKAALELFVEVAKELKAAGRLPDRSEWAAAAQERKATLQRRTHFDDIPIKPQRVYEEMNKAFGPETRYVSTIGLSQIAGAQMLHVYRPRHWINCGQAGPLGWTIPAALGVAKADPEASVVALSGDYDFQFMLEELAVGAQHRIPYVHVLVNNSYLGLIRQAQRAFEIDFQVNLEFENLNSPELGVYGVDHVKVAEGLGCKAIRVTDPAELGDAFEQAKKLAARYRVPVVVEAILERVTNISMSTTNDIGNVVEFEEIATEPGHTPTSIRTLKV; this comes from the coding sequence ATGGCTCGAATGACCGCTGCCCGCGCGGCAGTTGAGATCCTCAAGCGCGAGGGCGTCACTGACGCGTTCGGTGTCCCCGGCGCGGCGATCAACCCGTTCTACGCGGCGCTCAAAGCCTCCGGCGGCATCGCCCACACCCTCGCCCGGCACGTCGAGGGCGCCTCGCACATGGCCGAGGGCTACACCCGTACCCGCCCGGGCAACATCGGCGTCTGCATCGGTACCTCCGGCCCGGCCGGCACCGACATGATCACGGGTCTGTACTCCGCGATCGGCGACTCCATCCCGATCCTGTGCATCACGGGCCAGGCCCCGACCGCCGTGATCCACAAGGAGGACTTCCAGGCCGTCGACATCGCCTCCATCGCCAAGCCGGTCACCAAGATGGCCGTGACCGTGCTGGAGGCCGCGCAGGTCCCGGGCGTCTTCCAGCAGGCCTTCCACCTGATGCGCTCCGGCCGCCCCGGCCCGGTCCTCATCGACCTGCCGATCGACGTGCAGCTGACGGAGATCGAGTTCGACCCGGAGACCTACGAGCCGCTCCCGGTCTACAAGCCCGTCGCGTCCCGCGCCCAGATCGAGAAGGCGATCGGGATGCTGAACGCGTCCGAGCGGCCCCTGATCGTCGCCGGCGGCGGCATCATCAACGCCGACGCCGCCGAACTCCTCGTCGAGTTCGCCGAACTGACCGGCACCCCCGTCGTCCCGACCCTGATGGGCTGGGGCCTGCTGCCCGACGACCACGAGCTGAACGCCGGCATGGTGGGCCTGCAGACCTCGCACCGCTACGGCAACGCGACGTTCCTGGAGTCCGACTTCGTCCTCGGCATCGGCAACCGCTGGGCCAACCGCCACACCGGCAAGCTCGACGTCTACACGGCCGGCCGGAAGTTCGTCCACGTCGACATCGAGCCCACCCAGATCGGCAAGATCTTCGCCCCGGACTACGGCATCGCCTCCGACGCCAAGGCCGCCCTGGAACTGTTCGTCGAGGTCGCCAAGGAACTGAAGGCCGCCGGCAGGCTCCCCGACCGCTCCGAGTGGGCCGCCGCCGCACAGGAACGCAAGGCGACCCTCCAGCGCCGCACGCACTTCGACGACATCCCGATCAAACCCCAGCGCGTCTACGAGGAGATGAACAAGGCCTTCGGCCCGGAGACCCGGTACGTCTCCACCATCGGCCTCTCGCAGATCGCCGGCGCGCAGATGCTGCACGTCTACCGGCCCCGGCACTGGATCAACTGCGGTCAGGCCGGCCCGCTCGGCTGGACCATCCCGGCCGCGCTCGGCGTCGCCAAGGCCGACCCGGAGGCATCCGTCGTCGCGCTCTCGGGCGACTACGACTTCCAGTTCATGCTGGAGGAACTGGCCGTCGGCGCGCAGCACAGGATCCCGTACGTCCACGTCCTGGTGAACAACTCCTACCTGGGGCTGATCCGGCAGGCGCAGCGGGCGTTCGAGATCGACTTCCAGGTCAACCTGGAGTTCGAGAACCTCAACTCGCCCGAGCTCGGCGTCTACGGCGTCGACCACGTCAAGGTCGCCGAGGGCCTCGGCTGCAAGGCGATCCGGGTGACCGACCCCGCCGAGCTGGGCGACGCCTTCGAGCAGGCCAAGAAGCTCGCCGCACGGTACCGGGTCCCGGTCGTCGTCGAGGCGATCCTGGAGCGCGTCACCAACATCTCCATGTCGACGACCAACGACATCGGCAACGTCGTGGAGTTCGAGGAGATCGCCACCGAACCCGGCCACACCCCGACCTCGATCAGGACGCTGAAGGTCTGA
- the uraH gene encoding hydroxyisourate hydrolase, whose amino-acid sequence MSTSATASVSTHILDTSVGRPAEGVAVHLSARSGREADWQKLGGSATDADGRCKDLPALPEGTTHVRLDFAVERYFEKSANKQADAQQDAPANRDSGAGVFFPEVAITFAVVPGEHYHVPLLLNPFGYSVYRGS is encoded by the coding sequence ATGAGCACCTCCGCCACCGCATCCGTGTCCACACACATCCTGGACACCAGTGTCGGCCGCCCCGCCGAGGGCGTCGCCGTCCACCTCTCCGCCCGCTCGGGCCGCGAGGCGGACTGGCAGAAGCTCGGCGGCTCCGCGACCGACGCGGACGGGCGGTGCAAGGACCTGCCGGCGCTGCCGGAGGGCACCACCCACGTACGGCTCGACTTCGCGGTCGAGCGGTACTTCGAGAAATCCGCGAACAAGCAAGCCGATGCGCAGCAGGACGCCCCCGCGAATCGGGACAGCGGCGCCGGTGTGTTCTTCCCGGAAGTGGCGATCACGTTCGCCGTCGTGCCGGGCGAGCACTACCACGTACCGCTGCTGCTCAACCCGTTCGGCTACTCCGTATACCGAGGGAGCTAG
- the pucL gene encoding factor-independent urate hydroxylase, whose translation MPTILGQNQYGKAENRVVKITRDGATHHIKDLNVSVALSGDMDEVHYSGSNAHVLPTDTTKNTVYAFAKEHGIESAEQFGIHLARHFVTSQEPIHRARIRIEEYAWERIEASDATSQFIGADEVKHSFVRKGQETRLTQITYDGERWEVVSGLKDLVVMNSTNSEFWGYVKDKYTTLKEAYDRILATEVSGRWRFNWTDDEQRMPNWEKSYEQVKKHMLQAFAETYSLSLQQTLYQMGSRIINHRSEIDEVRFSLPNKHHFLVDLEPFGLKNDNEVYYAADRPYGLIEATILRDGCEPRIPEDLTNL comes from the coding sequence ATGCCCACGATTCTGGGACAGAACCAGTACGGCAAGGCCGAGAACCGAGTCGTCAAGATCACGCGGGACGGCGCCACCCATCACATCAAGGACCTCAACGTCTCCGTCGCCCTCTCCGGCGACATGGACGAGGTCCACTACTCCGGCTCGAACGCCCACGTCCTGCCGACCGACACCACCAAGAACACGGTGTACGCGTTCGCCAAGGAGCACGGCATCGAGTCCGCCGAGCAGTTCGGCATCCACCTCGCCCGGCACTTCGTCACCAGCCAGGAGCCGATCCACCGGGCCCGGATCCGCATCGAGGAGTACGCCTGGGAGCGGATCGAGGCCTCCGACGCCACCTCGCAGTTCATCGGCGCCGACGAGGTCAAGCACTCCTTCGTCCGCAAGGGCCAGGAGACGCGGCTCACGCAGATCACCTACGACGGTGAGCGGTGGGAGGTCGTCTCCGGCCTGAAGGACCTCGTCGTGATGAACTCGACCAACTCCGAGTTCTGGGGCTACGTCAAGGACAAGTACACGACGCTGAAGGAGGCCTACGACCGCATCCTGGCCACCGAGGTCTCCGGCCGCTGGCGCTTCAACTGGACCGACGACGAGCAGCGCATGCCGAACTGGGAGAAGTCCTACGAGCAGGTGAAGAAGCACATGCTCCAGGCCTTCGCCGAGACCTACTCGCTCTCGCTCCAGCAGACCCTGTACCAAATGGGTTCGCGGATCATCAACCACCGCAGCGAGATCGACGAGGTCCGCTTCTCCCTCCCGAACAAGCACCACTTCCTGGTCGACCTAGAGCCGTTCGGACTGAAGAACGACAACGAGGTGTACTACGCCGCCGACCGCCCCTACGGCCTGATCGAGGCGACGATCCTGCGGGACGGCTGCGAGCCGCGGATCCCCGAGGACCTCACCAACCTCTGA
- a CDS encoding TIGR04222 domain-containing membrane protein — translation MSDGTAVRLEPHEIALLGEGPRAAVTVAVVDLYLRGLVAADLPGTIRADAVDDASAQEQPAPLAVAVRACLRKPAAPKDLVKDPAVRLAVALMRIPLAEAGLLRYPLLGPTRAARRHVRGLRQDHPLPASRHGLTDGERLLLVALHGEAALRLLVPRFALRAGLVRRAEVGGRSLLKNSPPGRGGGGGAHHYCGAGGGGCGGGGS, via the coding sequence ATGAGCGACGGTACGGCGGTCCGGCTGGAGCCGCACGAGATCGCGCTGCTGGGGGAAGGCCCGCGGGCCGCCGTAACCGTCGCCGTGGTCGACCTGTATCTGCGGGGCCTGGTGGCGGCTGACCTGCCGGGGACGATCCGGGCGGATGCCGTGGACGACGCGTCGGCGCAGGAGCAGCCCGCTCCGCTGGCGGTCGCGGTGCGCGCCTGCCTGCGCAAGCCCGCCGCCCCCAAGGACCTGGTGAAGGATCCGGCCGTCCGGCTCGCGGTGGCCCTCATGCGCATTCCGCTCGCGGAGGCGGGGCTGCTGCGCTATCCCCTGCTCGGGCCGACCCGCGCCGCCCGCCGGCACGTCCGCGGCCTGCGGCAGGACCACCCCCTGCCGGCGAGCAGGCACGGTCTGACCGACGGCGAACGGCTGCTGCTGGTCGCCCTGCACGGCGAGGCGGCCCTGCGGCTGCTGGTGCCCCGCTTCGCCCTGCGGGCGGGTCTGGTCCGCCGGGCCGAGGTGGGCGGCAGGAGCCTGCTCAAGAACTCACCGCCCGGCAGGGGCGGCGGGGGCGGGGCTCACCACTACTGCGGCGCAGGCGGGGGCGGCTGCGGAGGCGGCGGGAGCTGA
- a CDS encoding helix-turn-helix domain-containing protein: MSGAGDEPFIAAVKPLVDAMGGEMIPPDEAGPDDVVLAWQGEDAVAVRLPQLADSLDHILAAMERRKGMPLADLDRRAKQEVVRILEARGAFSVRHGVETVASALGVSRFTVYNYLNREKGA; encoded by the coding sequence GTGAGCGGCGCGGGGGACGAGCCGTTCATCGCGGCTGTGAAACCCCTGGTCGACGCCATGGGCGGCGAGATGATCCCGCCCGACGAGGCCGGCCCCGACGACGTCGTCCTGGCCTGGCAGGGCGAGGACGCCGTCGCCGTACGGCTGCCGCAGCTCGCCGACTCCCTCGATCACATCCTGGCCGCCATGGAGCGCCGCAAGGGTATGCCGCTGGCCGATCTGGACCGCAGGGCCAAGCAGGAGGTCGTACGGATACTCGAGGCGCGCGGCGCCTTCTCCGTACGGCACGGCGTGGAGACCGTGGCTAGCGCCCTCGGCGTCAGCCGCTTCACCGTCTACAACTACCTCAATCGCGAGAAGGGGGCCTGA